One part of the Mariniflexile litorale genome encodes these proteins:
- a CDS encoding beta-L-arabinofuranosidase domain-containing protein, which produces MKTYKLVIYTILSFWIGNTAPLLAQSGDQILDGIGETGLIARYVFDGDTKDWSRNNLHGNIEGSKAEFIKDDLFGKVLSLPENGKTYVSIPGEAMTGIESLSITGWVYLRSAQRDQVFFDFGKNTKSHVLVAPTGIKDKEGYQAEIITETGSKYKTDSPAAETNKWIHLTVVINVSTKSMSTYLNGAFISETKNIDLELEQLFNNNSGEKNILNIGKSLLTETPYLNAKLHDFRIYRIPLNEKHIARIHRNSLKKDGTTVRTREEPDGDLPKFLPTTPQLYNEYLTSVSNVEVETAIGYLPRLPSYVKGIYRDGIKGPEVRVLWPSPIDNSNVLKAGKYTVTGSIAGSNLKPKAIVTIKDTKEHPTPNRKLEVFNLEQVSLNSNLHGHNTKFVENRDKFIITLAKTNPDTFLYMFRNAFGQKQPNGAEPLGVWDSQETKLRGHATGHYLTAIAQAYASTSYDKSLQANFSEKMEYMVNTLYQLSQMSGQPQKTDGIYISNPTAVIPGPGKSDFDSDLSLEGIRTDYWNWGKGFISAYPPDQFIMLENGATYGGQKTQIWAPYYTLHKILAGLMDIYEISGNEKALEIAKGMGDWVHARLSQLPTETLISMWNRYIAGEFGGMNEAMARLSRITNEHRYLEAAQLFDNIKMFYGDANRSHGLAKNVDTFRGLHANQHIPQIMGALETYRDSDAPEYYRISDNFWYKTTNDYMYSIGGVAGARNPANAECFIEQPATIYENGLSAGGQNETCATYNMLKLTRNLFLYDQRGELMDYYERGLYNHILASVAEDSPANTYHVPLRPGSVKHFGNPNMKGFTCCNGTAIESSTKLQNSIYFKSADNNALYVNLYVPSTLKWTEKNITIEQTTAFPNEDHTKLTIKGQGTFDINVRVPHWATKGFFVKINGKKQKIDNTPGSYLTLSRKWKDGDVIELRMPFEFHLDPVMDQQNIASLFYGPVLLAAQESEPRKEWRKVTLDVKDLSKSIKGTPEKLEFNIDGIIFKPFYETYGRHSVYLDVTLK; this is translated from the coding sequence ATGAAAACATATAAACTAGTCATTTATACAATACTAAGTTTTTGGATTGGAAATACAGCTCCCCTATTAGCGCAAAGTGGTGATCAAATTTTAGATGGGATTGGAGAAACAGGATTAATTGCTCGTTATGTATTTGATGGTGATACCAAAGATTGGTCACGGAATAATTTACATGGTAATATTGAAGGTTCTAAAGCTGAATTCATAAAAGATGATTTATTTGGTAAAGTACTTTCATTACCAGAAAACGGTAAAACGTATGTTTCAATCCCAGGTGAAGCCATGACTGGAATAGAATCACTTAGTATAACAGGATGGGTTTACTTGCGTTCAGCACAACGAGATCAGGTGTTTTTTGACTTTGGAAAGAACACCAAGTCTCATGTTCTTGTGGCTCCAACAGGAATCAAAGACAAAGAAGGGTATCAGGCAGAAATTATTACTGAGACAGGAAGTAAATACAAAACAGATTCACCAGCTGCAGAAACTAATAAGTGGATTCATTTAACGGTTGTTATAAATGTTTCTACCAAATCAATGAGTACATATCTTAACGGTGCATTTATAAGTGAAACTAAAAATATAGATTTGGAGTTAGAACAATTATTTAACAACAACTCAGGTGAAAAAAACATACTAAATATAGGGAAATCACTTTTAACTGAAACCCCTTATCTCAACGCCAAACTGCATGATTTTCGAATCTATAGAATCCCCTTAAATGAAAAACATATAGCCCGAATTCATCGCAATTCATTGAAAAAAGATGGTACAACTGTAAGAACAAGAGAAGAACCAGACGGTGATCTTCCTAAATTTTTACCAACCACTCCTCAATTGTACAATGAATATTTAACTAGCGTGTCAAACGTAGAAGTGGAAACAGCTATTGGTTACCTTCCACGATTGCCCAGTTATGTAAAGGGTATTTACCGTGATGGTATTAAAGGCCCCGAAGTACGAGTGCTTTGGCCTTCCCCAATAGATAATAGTAATGTTCTCAAGGCAGGAAAATATACAGTAACCGGAAGTATTGCTGGCTCCAATTTAAAACCAAAAGCAATTGTAACGATAAAAGACACCAAAGAACATCCTACACCAAATCGTAAGCTTGAAGTTTTTAACCTTGAGCAAGTTTCATTAAATTCAAATCTTCATGGCCATAATACAAAATTTGTTGAAAATCGTGATAAGTTCATAATTACACTTGCCAAAACAAACCCAGACACTTTTCTTTATATGTTTCGTAATGCCTTTGGTCAAAAACAGCCTAACGGTGCAGAACCACTGGGTGTATGGGATAGTCAAGAAACAAAACTACGCGGACATGCTACAGGGCATTACCTAACTGCCATAGCTCAAGCATATGCTAGTACTAGCTATGACAAGTCCCTTCAGGCTAATTTTTCTGAGAAGATGGAATACATGGTCAATACTTTGTACCAACTATCGCAAATGTCTGGACAGCCTCAAAAAACAGATGGAATATATATATCTAATCCTACCGCTGTAATACCAGGACCAGGTAAATCAGACTTTGATTCAGATTTAAGTCTAGAAGGTATCCGAACTGACTATTGGAATTGGGGTAAGGGATTCATAAGTGCCTACCCACCAGATCAATTTATCATGTTAGAAAATGGTGCAACTTATGGAGGGCAGAAAACTCAAATTTGGGCACCATACTATACGTTACATAAAATCCTCGCGGGGTTAATGGATATTTACGAAATAAGTGGCAATGAAAAAGCCCTTGAAATAGCAAAAGGTATGGGCGATTGGGTACATGCTCGCTTAAGTCAATTACCAACAGAAACCCTTATTAGTATGTGGAATAGATACATTGCTGGAGAGTTTGGAGGTATGAATGAAGCTATGGCACGATTATCTAGAATTACGAATGAACATCGTTACTTAGAAGCAGCTCAATTATTCGATAATATTAAAATGTTTTACGGAGACGCAAACCGTTCACACGGACTCGCTAAAAATGTAGACACATTTCGTGGGCTACATGCTAACCAACACATACCGCAAATTATGGGAGCTCTAGAAACATATCGTGATTCAGATGCTCCAGAATATTATCGTATCTCTGATAATTTTTGGTATAAAACCACAAATGATTATATGTACAGTATTGGAGGTGTTGCTGGAGCCCGCAACCCTGCCAACGCAGAATGCTTTATTGAGCAACCAGCAACAATTTATGAAAATGGCCTGTCTGCAGGTGGTCAGAATGAAACCTGTGCTACTTATAACATGCTTAAGTTAACTAGAAACTTATTCCTTTATGATCAACGAGGAGAGTTAATGGATTACTATGAGCGTGGTCTTTATAACCACATACTTGCATCTGTAGCAGAAGACAGTCCTGCTAATACTTACCACGTACCATTAAGACCGGGTTCAGTAAAACACTTTGGCAATCCAAATATGAAGGGTTTCACCTGCTGTAACGGTACTGCTATTGAAAGCAGTACAAAACTTCAAAATTCAATTTATTTTAAAAGTGCAGATAACAACGCTTTATATGTTAATCTATACGTTCCTTCAACTTTGAAATGGACAGAAAAAAATATAACTATTGAGCAAACCACTGCCTTTCCAAATGAAGACCATACTAAATTGACGATTAAAGGACAAGGGACATTTGACATCAATGTTCGTGTACCACATTGGGCAACCAAAGGTTTTTTCGTAAAGATAAATGGTAAAAAACAAAAAATAGATAATACACCAGGAAGCTACCTTACTTTAAGTCGTAAATGGAAAGATGGTGATGTTATTGAACTGCGCATGCCTTTTGAATTTCATTTAGACCCTGTAATGGATCAACAAAATATTGCTAGTTTGTTTTACGGACCTGTATTGCTAGCTGCTCAAGAGTCTGAACCACGAAAAGAATGGCGTAAAGTAACATTAGACGTTAAGGATTTAAGTAAATCAATAAAAGGTACTCCTGAAAAATTAGAATTTAATATTGATGGTATCATTTTCAAACCTTTTTATGAAACATATGGACGTCATTCCGTTTATCTAGATGTTACTCTTAAATAG
- a CDS encoding DPP IV N-terminal domain-containing protein, translating into MTQKISVVLTFICCISMYSQGTLEEYKKALAVDSLFKDNVFNTPSEFNWLPNNKLWYVNNSKNGKEYLIVSVEEKQQKPFFDHKKLADSLSEKTKESINPNNINISDLEFDSGKNELKFNFRKILLICNLNNYSLSILDTIEGRKNRDRGYWGDHFDETTGKPVPSPDNTKTAFIKNSNLYIKENKTETDIQLSYDGTQGNYYSSYIKWSPDGKKIMAYKVRPGEDHKIYFVESSPKDQFQPKLQSRDYLKPGDELPFKSPQLFLVESKKHIKIPTDEFSSQYDVSKLDWRADSRAFSFEYNQRGHQAYKILEVNAETGKVTVLINETSNTFIDYSSKKYRYDIEDGKEIVWTSERDGWNHIYIYNSNGTVKKQLTKGNWVVRKVIHVDEENKEIYFTASGLDKDQDPYFLHYCKIDFDGKKLERLTSENGNHKLTFSDDYKYYVDQYSRVDMPPVTILKKTENAKTIIELQKADHSALLKEDWIAPEVFTAKGRDGKTDIWGIIVRPTTFDPNRFYPIIEYIYAGPHDSFVPKDFHAYYWSMSSLAELGFIVVQIDGMGTSNRSKAFHDVCWQNLKDGGFPDRKLWMKAAAKKYPYMNIDKVGIHGTSAGGQNAGAALVFNSDFYDVAVASCGCHDNRMDKMWWNEQFMGYPVGPHYAACSNVENASQLEGNLMLILGEVDDNVDPSSTMQFVDALIKANKDFELVTVPGMAHSSGGAFGERKRKDFFVKHLLKVTPPTWNEIYN; encoded by the coding sequence ATGACTCAAAAAATAAGTGTGGTTCTAACATTTATTTGCTGCATTTCAATGTACAGCCAAGGCACCTTGGAAGAATATAAAAAAGCGCTTGCTGTAGATTCATTATTTAAAGACAACGTTTTTAATACACCTTCAGAGTTTAACTGGCTTCCAAATAATAAACTTTGGTATGTTAATAATTCGAAAAACGGCAAGGAATACCTCATTGTAAGTGTTGAAGAAAAACAACAAAAACCATTTTTTGACCATAAAAAGTTAGCCGATTCATTATCAGAAAAAACAAAAGAGAGTATTAACCCTAACAATATAAATATTAGTGATTTAGAATTTGATTCGGGTAAAAACGAATTAAAATTCAACTTTAGAAAGATACTTTTAATTTGTAATCTAAATAATTACTCTTTAAGCATTCTGGATACTATTGAAGGTAGAAAAAATAGAGACCGGGGATATTGGGGTGATCATTTTGACGAAACCACTGGCAAACCAGTTCCTTCTCCCGACAATACTAAAACGGCCTTTATAAAAAATTCTAATCTGTATATAAAAGAAAATAAAACTGAAACAGATATCCAATTGAGCTATGATGGTACTCAAGGAAATTATTATTCATCGTATATAAAATGGTCTCCAGATGGCAAAAAAATAATGGCTTATAAAGTTAGGCCTGGAGAAGATCACAAAATTTACTTTGTAGAATCTAGCCCTAAAGACCAGTTTCAACCAAAATTACAATCTAGAGATTATTTAAAACCAGGTGATGAACTTCCATTTAAAAGTCCACAATTATTCTTAGTTGAATCAAAAAAACACATAAAAATTCCAACGGATGAGTTTAGTAGCCAGTATGATGTTTCAAAATTAGACTGGAGAGCAGACAGTAGGGCTTTTTCATTTGAATACAACCAACGTGGTCATCAAGCATATAAGATTTTAGAAGTTAATGCTGAAACTGGAAAAGTAACCGTTTTAATAAACGAAACAAGCAACACATTTATTGATTATAGTAGTAAAAAATACAGATATGATATTGAAGATGGGAAAGAAATTGTTTGGACATCAGAACGTGATGGATGGAACCACATATACATATATAATAGTAATGGTACAGTAAAAAAACAACTCACTAAAGGTAATTGGGTTGTTAGAAAAGTAATTCATGTTGATGAAGAAAACAAAGAGATTTATTTTACAGCCAGTGGTCTAGACAAAGATCAAGACCCCTATTTTTTACACTATTGTAAAATTGATTTTGATGGTAAAAAATTAGAACGCTTAACATCAGAAAACGGAAATCATAAACTTACCTTTTCGGATGATTACAAATATTATGTAGATCAATATTCTAGAGTAGATATGCCTCCTGTAACTATTTTGAAAAAAACAGAAAATGCTAAAACAATTATAGAACTTCAAAAAGCAGACCATTCAGCTTTATTGAAAGAAGATTGGATTGCGCCAGAAGTCTTTACCGCAAAAGGTAGAGACGGTAAAACCGATATTTGGGGTATTATTGTAAGACCAACCACATTCGACCCTAATAGGTTTTATCCCATAATAGAATACATTTATGCTGGTCCACACGATTCTTTTGTACCTAAAGATTTTCATGCATATTATTGGTCCATGAGCTCTTTAGCCGAACTAGGTTTTATTGTGGTTCAAATAGATGGTATGGGTACTTCAAACCGCTCTAAAGCTTTTCATGATGTTTGTTGGCAAAATCTCAAAGACGGCGGTTTTCCCGATAGAAAATTATGGATGAAAGCTGCTGCAAAAAAATATCCTTATATGAATATTGATAAAGTAGGCATACATGGAACTTCTGCTGGTGGGCAAAATGCTGGTGCTGCATTGGTTTTTAATTCAGACTTTTATGATGTTGCCGTAGCTTCTTGTGGATGTCATGATAATAGAATGGATAAAATGTGGTGGAACGAACAGTTTATGGGCTACCCTGTAGGTCCACATTATGCAGCCTGTTCTAATGTTGAGAATGCTAGTCAATTAGAAGGAAATTTAATGCTGATTTTAGGTGAAGTTGATGATAATGTAGACCCTTCTTCAACTATGCAATTTGTAGATGCATTGATAAAAGCTAATAAAGATTTTGAGTTAGTCACAGTTCCAGGAATGGCACACTCTTCTGGAGGTGCCTTTGGGGAGCGCAAACGTAAAGACTTTTTTGTAAAACATTTGCTAAAAGTAACACCACCCACATGGAACGAAATTTACAATTAA
- a CDS encoding Xaa-Pro peptidase family protein, with protein sequence MNKFGIGGSTIEAELNAIKPMAQLIEPIQEAEYKNRIQKACKLMKTHKAQAMYLNSGTNLLYFTGTHWHASERMVGAVLLENGNLHYIAPNFEKGTILDFMSIEGEIHCWEEHESPYTLLNTILKQNNILDGTLLIDESTPFFVYKGISKAISLNIENAKTIVSACRMIKSAAEINIIQALMDITLEVHKATARILKVGITAKEVEDFINEAHKRYGVISGSYFCIVLFGKDSSFPHGVKTPKPLEINDIVLVDTGCSVHDYISDITRTYIFGEANDYQRTIWNIEKEAQIAAFNVSKIGNTCGTVDVSARKTIESHGLGPDYNLPGLPHRTGHGIGLDIHEYPYILQGNETILQSGMCYSVEPMICVPNKFGVRLEDHIYMTNKGPRWFTQPAHSIDNPFGN encoded by the coding sequence ATGAATAAATTCGGAATAGGTGGGTCTACAATAGAAGCAGAATTAAATGCCATAAAACCTATGGCACAATTAATAGAACCTATTCAAGAAGCTGAATATAAAAATAGAATTCAAAAAGCTTGCAAGCTTATGAAAACACATAAAGCACAAGCTATGTATTTAAATTCAGGGACGAATTTATTATATTTTACAGGCACACATTGGCATGCTAGTGAACGTATGGTTGGAGCTGTTTTACTAGAAAATGGTAATCTCCATTATATAGCCCCAAACTTTGAAAAAGGAACCATTTTAGATTTTATGTCTATTGAAGGTGAAATACATTGTTGGGAAGAACACGAAAGTCCATATACACTTTTAAACACTATTCTTAAACAAAATAATATTTTAGATGGGACTCTATTAATTGATGAAAGCACACCTTTCTTTGTTTATAAAGGTATCTCGAAAGCCATATCTTTAAATATTGAAAACGCAAAAACTATCGTTTCGGCTTGCCGAATGATTAAATCCGCAGCTGAAATTAATATTATTCAAGCCTTAATGGATATTACTTTAGAAGTTCATAAAGCTACCGCTAGAATTTTAAAAGTAGGTATCACTGCTAAAGAAGTAGAAGATTTTATTAACGAAGCCCATAAGCGTTACGGTGTTATTTCTGGATCATATTTTTGCATTGTTTTATTTGGGAAAGATTCATCGTTTCCACACGGTGTAAAAACACCTAAACCATTAGAAATTAATGATATTGTTCTGGTAGATACGGGGTGTTCTGTTCATGACTATATTTCAGATATTACAAGAACTTATATTTTTGGAGAAGCTAATGATTACCAACGTACCATTTGGAATATTGAAAAAGAAGCACAAATAGCCGCTTTTAATGTGTCAAAAATAGGAAACACTTGTGGTACAGTAGATGTATCAGCTAGAAAAACCATCGAATCACATGGGCTTGGACCAGATTATAATCTTCCTGGGTTACCACATAGAACCGGCCATGGTATTGGTTTAGATATACACGAATACCCCTATATATTACAAGGAAACGAAACTATATTACAATCAGGTATGTGCTATAGTGTTGAGCCTATGATTTGTGTTCCAAATAAATTTGGAGTGCGATTAGAAGATCATATTTACATGACTAATAAAGGTCCAAGGTGGTTTACTCAACCTGCACATTCAATTGACAATCCATTTGGTAATTAA
- a CDS encoding FAD-dependent oxidoreductase: MKKVVIVGGGISGLCSAYYLIKEGYSVTILDQGDITTGASFINAGYLTPSHFIPLAAPGIITQGLKWMLNSSSPFYIKPRLDLDFFKWAIHFKKSASIHNVEKSIPVLKELNLKSQYLFEEMLTSLDFNFHYEKKGILMAYSSYKNEEEEHAIAERAIKEGLDVSCLNKESLHKIQPVLSDHVIGAVHYKCDSHMTPNHFMLTMKTWLENNGVTFKTNQKVEDFTVKNNSITSVKTNSSIFEADDFVLASGSWTSTLASKLKLKVPIQGGKGYSMDLYRHTGITIPTILVEAKAAITPMHDFTRFAGTMEFSGNNTIVRKQRVNALANAVKTFYNDIEINEEERAKATSGLRPVSPDGVPFIGKTSKYSNLTIAAGHAMMGWSLGPITGQLVTELVGNKKSSVNLNPLAPERFK; the protein is encoded by the coding sequence ATGAAGAAGGTAGTTATTGTTGGTGGTGGAATTTCGGGCTTGTGTAGCGCATATTATTTAATTAAAGAAGGATATTCTGTAACCATTTTAGATCAAGGTGATATCACTACCGGAGCTTCATTTATTAATGCGGGCTATCTAACACCTAGTCATTTTATACCGCTTGCAGCACCAGGTATTATTACACAAGGTTTAAAATGGATGCTAAATAGTTCAAGTCCTTTTTATATAAAACCGCGATTGGATTTAGATTTTTTCAAATGGGCAATTCATTTTAAAAAATCGGCATCGATACATAATGTCGAAAAATCTATTCCTGTTTTAAAGGAATTAAATTTAAAAAGTCAGTACTTATTCGAAGAGATGCTAACGTCATTAGACTTTAATTTTCATTACGAAAAAAAAGGTATTTTAATGGCTTATAGCTCATATAAGAACGAGGAAGAAGAACATGCAATTGCAGAGCGTGCTATTAAAGAGGGGTTGGATGTATCTTGCTTAAATAAAGAATCATTGCATAAAATTCAGCCAGTATTGTCTGACCATGTTATTGGAGCCGTTCATTATAAATGTGATTCGCATATGACGCCAAATCACTTTATGCTTACCATGAAAACGTGGCTAGAAAATAATGGTGTGACATTTAAAACAAATCAAAAAGTTGAAGATTTTACTGTAAAAAACAATAGTATTACATCTGTAAAAACGAATTCTAGTATTTTTGAAGCAGATGATTTTGTTTTAGCAAGCGGTAGCTGGACTTCTACATTAGCGTCAAAACTAAAACTAAAAGTACCGATACAAGGAGGCAAAGGTTACAGTATGGACTTGTACAGACACACAGGTATAACCATCCCTACCATTTTAGTTGAAGCCAAAGCCGCTATTACGCCCATGCATGATTTTACACGTTTTGCAGGTACTATGGAGTTTTCAGGAAATAACACTATTGTTAGAAAACAACGTGTGAATGCTTTAGCCAACGCTGTTAAAACATTCTATAATGACATTGAAATTAATGAAGAAGAAAGAGCAAAAGCGACTTCTGGTTTAAGACCTGTGTCTCCAGATGGTGTTCCTTTTATAGGTAAAACTAGTAAATATTCAAATTTAACAATAGCAGCAGGGCATGCAATGATGGGTTGGAGTTTAGGTCCTATAACTGGACAATTAGTTACAGAACTAGTAGGAAACAAAAAATCTTCCGTAAATTTAAACCCGCTCGCTCCTGAGCGTTTCAAATAA
- a CDS encoding 4-hydroxyproline epimerase, which translates to MARKTFFCVDAHTCGNPVRVVAGGGPNLIGNNLSEKRQHFLKEFDWIRKGLMFEPRGHDMMSGSILYPPHNSENDFAILFIETSGCLPMCGHGTIGTITIAIEEGLITPKIPGKIRMEAPAGLVEIEYQQTGKKVDWVKLINVKSYLAAENLTIECPKLGEITFDVSYGGNYYAIVDPQKNFSGIQDYTAGKIVQYSQIVRARINEKYPDMFIHPEDATIRDVSHMLWTGEPIDPTSSGRNAVFYGDKAIDRSPCGTGTSARIAQLHAKGKLKLGEPFIHESFIGSKFIGKVEAETTLNGKKAIVPSIQGWAQITGYNNIIIDDEDPYAHGFQVI; encoded by the coding sequence ATGGCAAGAAAAACTTTTTTTTGTGTTGATGCTCACACGTGCGGTAATCCCGTGCGTGTTGTTGCTGGTGGAGGTCCTAACCTTATTGGAAATAATTTAAGTGAAAAGCGGCAGCATTTTCTTAAAGAATTCGATTGGATTCGTAAAGGACTCATGTTTGAACCACGGGGTCACGACATGATGAGTGGTAGTATTTTATACCCACCACATAATTCTGAAAATGATTTTGCGATTCTTTTTATAGAAACATCGGGATGTTTACCTATGTGCGGTCACGGTACCATTGGCACGATTACAATTGCTATAGAAGAAGGTTTGATTACTCCAAAAATACCTGGCAAAATAAGAATGGAAGCACCTGCCGGATTGGTGGAAATTGAATACCAACAAACAGGTAAAAAAGTAGACTGGGTTAAGTTAATCAATGTAAAATCCTATTTAGCAGCCGAAAATTTAACAATTGAATGTCCTAAACTTGGAGAAATAACTTTCGATGTGTCTTACGGGGGTAATTATTATGCTATTGTAGATCCACAAAAGAACTTTAGTGGCATACAAGATTATACCGCAGGCAAAATTGTACAGTATTCACAAATAGTTAGAGCCCGTATAAACGAAAAGTATCCAGATATGTTTATTCATCCCGAGGATGCAACCATTAGAGATGTTAGCCATATGTTATGGACGGGGGAACCTATAGATCCAACATCATCTGGAAGAAATGCTGTGTTTTATGGTGATAAAGCTATCGATCGTTCACCTTGTGGCACAGGTACTTCTGCTCGTATAGCTCAATTACACGCAAAAGGTAAATTAAAATTAGGCGAACCTTTTATTCATGAAAGTTTTATAGGTAGTAAGTTTATTGGAAAAGTGGAAGCTGAAACCACTCTGAATGGAAAAAAAGCCATTGTACCTAGTATTCAAGGTTGGGCACAAATTACAGGTTATAATAATATTATAATAGATGATGAAGATCCTTATGCTCACGGATTCCAAGTTATATAA
- a CDS encoding aldehyde dehydrogenase (NADP(+)) — translation MITGKNYIGNKLSAKGNISHKTINPKLNIENATEFIEAVTEEIDEAAQLATEAFKTFRKTPGKQRAKFLNAIADEILALDQKLIDVYTTESGLPEGRAVGERGRTVMQLKSFANLISSEDWKSNTFDAAMPDRTPLPKDDLRKTVIPIGPVVVFGASNFPFAFSAAGGDTASALASGCPVIVKAHEMHSGTSELVATAILKAAEKTGMPNGVFSHLSGRGPVVGLALVNHPQIKAVGFTGSLAAGRAIMDAASKRKEPIPVYAEMGSINPVIITPKAIETRGEALASTYAGSITVGTGQFCTNPGLLLTIANDKTDAFVKDLAKKTIAIDAQCMLHPNIKAGFDKNGTAVATQKGVETVAKISDAIDANFAASQIVTVSGADFLANPKIHQEVFGPFSLVVKCKDEAQLIEIIETLEGQLTGTIIAEDSEISNLEDIVDALANRVGRIIFNGVPTGVEVCPSMQHGGPYPASSNAKYTSVGTHAINRWVRPISYQSFPKQLLPEGLQK, via the coding sequence ATGATAACAGGCAAAAATTATATTGGAAATAAACTTAGTGCTAAAGGAAATATTAGTCATAAAACTATAAATCCAAAACTAAATATTGAAAACGCTACTGAATTTATAGAAGCAGTTACTGAAGAAATTGACGAAGCTGCTCAACTTGCAACAGAGGCTTTTAAAACATTTAGAAAAACACCGGGAAAACAAAGAGCTAAGTTTTTAAATGCTATTGCAGATGAAATTTTAGCTTTAGACCAAAAGTTAATCGATGTCTATACAACCGAATCGGGCTTACCAGAAGGGCGAGCTGTAGGCGAACGCGGTAGAACTGTCATGCAATTAAAATCGTTTGCTAACTTAATCTCAAGTGAAGATTGGAAAAGCAATACCTTTGATGCTGCTATGCCAGATCGAACGCCGTTACCTAAAGATGATTTAAGAAAAACAGTAATTCCAATAGGACCAGTAGTTGTATTTGGAGCTAGTAATTTTCCTTTCGCTTTTTCTGCAGCTGGTGGAGATACCGCTAGTGCTTTGGCTTCAGGATGCCCCGTTATTGTTAAGGCACATGAAATGCATTCTGGTACTTCAGAGTTAGTGGCAACAGCCATTCTTAAAGCTGCTGAAAAAACAGGGATGCCTAATGGTGTGTTTTCACATCTATCTGGTCGTGGTCCTGTTGTTGGTTTAGCATTAGTAAATCACCCACAAATTAAAGCTGTTGGTTTTACTGGGAGTTTAGCAGCGGGTAGAGCTATCATGGATGCTGCTTCAAAACGAAAAGAACCCATACCAGTTTATGCCGAAATGGGGAGTATAAATCCTGTCATTATTACACCAAAAGCTATTGAAACTCGTGGTGAAGCACTTGCTAGTACTTATGCAGGTTCTATTACTGTAGGAACAGGGCAGTTTTGTACCAATCCTGGGTTGTTACTAACTATTGCTAATGATAAAACAGATGCTTTTGTTAAAGATTTAGCTAAAAAAACGATAGCTATAGATGCACAGTGTATGCTGCATCCCAATATTAAAGCTGGATTCGATAAAAACGGTACTGCTGTAGCAACTCAAAAAGGGGTAGAAACAGTAGCAAAAATTAGTGATGCTATAGATGCCAATTTTGCTGCCTCACAAATTGTAACAGTATCGGGAGCAGACTTTTTAGCGAATCCTAAAATTCATCAAGAAGTATTTGGTCCTTTTTCTTTAGTTGTAAAATGTAAAGATGAAGCACAATTAATCGAGATTATTGAAACTTTAGAAGGTCAATTAACAGGAACTATAATAGCAGAAGACAGTGAGATTTCTAATTTAGAAGATATTGTGGATGCTTTAGCCAATCGTGTAGGACGTATCATTTTTAATGGCGTGCCAACGGGAGTCGAAGTTTGCCCATCAATGCAACATGGTGGTCCTTACCCAGCATCATCAAATGCTAAATATACATCGGTAGGAACACATGCTATAAACAGATGGGTGAGACCAATAAGTTACCAATCGTTCCCGAAGCAATTATTGCCAGAGGGACTTCAAAAATAA